One region of Zingiber officinale cultivar Zhangliang chromosome 7B, Zo_v1.1, whole genome shotgun sequence genomic DNA includes:
- the LOC122004424 gene encoding probable purine permease 11: MARPPSKFEEMAAVLRWKWQIMVAVATSVIIVTHSAGTLLGRLYFDGGGRSKWLATVVQSAGAPLCLPLLCLLSLRVKSPPPPSAARRRDIALIYLSLGFLISASNLMYSYALLYLPVSTFSLLCATQLAFNAVSSYFLNAHRFTPPVLNSVALLTFSAVLVAVGSESDASNASRSERRLGVALALAASALFALTLSLMELSFERVIKARTWAAAVEMEVWTSTAATAAAVAGLWASGEWRRVGEEMERFRRGGRAGYVMALVGTAAAWQLYAVGLVALVEAASALFANVTCTVGTALVPLAAVAVFGDEMDAAKAVAMGIAFWGFASYVYQHYLDESNSKRGVDSCNRANGSDAPDACP, from the coding sequence ATGGCTCGCCCTCCTTCCAAGTTCGAAGAGATGGCGGCGGTGCTTCGGTGGAAATGGCAGATCATGGTGGCCGTCGCCACCTCCGTCATCATCGTGACCCATAGCGCCGGAACGCTCCTCGGCCGGCTCTACTTCGACGGAGGTGGCCGCAGCAAGTGGCTGGCGACCGTCGTCCAATCAGCGGGCGCCCCTCTCTGCCTCCCCCTCCTCTGCCTCCTTTCCCTCCGCGTCAAGTCGCCGCCGCCACCTTCCGCCGCCCGCCGCCGTGACATCGCCCTCATCTACCTCTCCCTCGGTTTCCTCATCTCCGCCTCCAACCTCATGTACTCCTACGCCCTCCTCTACCTCCCCGTCTCCACCTTCTCCCTCCTCTGCGCCACCCAGCTGGCCTTCAACGCCGTCTCCTCCTACTTCCTCAATGCCCACAGGTTCACCCCGCCCGTCCTCAACTCCGTCGCGCTGCTCACCTTCTCCGCCGTGCTCGTCGCCGTCGGATCCGAGTCCGACGCTTCGAACGCCTCCAGGTCAGAGCGGCGGCTGGGGGTGGCGCTGGCGCTGGCCGCCTCCGCGCTCTTCGCGCTCACGCTGTCCCTGATGGAGCTCTCGTTCGAGAGGGTGATAAAGGCGAGGACTTGGGCGGCCGCGGTGGAGATGGAGGTGTGGACTAGCACCGCGGCGACGGCGGCGGCTGTGGCAGGGCTGTGGGCCAGCGGGGAGTGGAGGCGGGTGGGGGAGGAGATGGAGCGGTTCCGGAGAGGGGGGAGGGCGGGGTACGTGATGGCGCTGGTGGGGACCGCGGCGGCGTGGCAACTCTATGCGGTGGGGCTAGTGGCGCTGGTGGAGGCGGCGTCGGCGCTGTTCGCCAACGTGACCTGCACGGTGGGGACCGCGCTGGTGCCGTTGGCGGCGGTGGCGGTCTTCGGCGACGAGATGGACGCGGCGAAGGCCGTGGCGATGGGGATCGCGTTTTGGGGCTTCGCGTCCTACGTCTACCAGCACTACCTCGATGAATCGAACTCCAAGAGGGGAGTGGACAGCTGCAACCGCGCCAATGGTTCGGACGCCCCTGATGCCTGTCCTTAA